The Ketobacter alkanivorans genome includes the window TTGGGCAGTTGCTGTTGAAGCAAACAGATCTGGATAAGCAAACGGATCGTATATTCTCGATTGTACGGCACTTGAATTACGCTGTTGATCTGGTGGCCAGTCAGCAAGAGCGTGTGTCGCTAATACGGTTGAATAAGATTGCTGCAGAAAAGGCACTGGCGTCCACTGCGTTTGAAAACGCTGCTCAGTATCTGCAAACCGCTCGCCACCTCTTTACGGAGGATATGTGGCAGGATGCCTACGAGTTTTCCCGTGAGTTATGGTTGATGATGATGGAGGTTTCCTATCTAACAGAAGACTATGACGGGCTGGAGCAGAATCTATTGGAATTCGAACGAGTCCAGCGTGACCGGGCCGATGCGATGCCGTTCTACCACATCAAAATGCATGCACTACATCGCCAGGACAGGGTACGAGAAGCCATCTCCCTGGGTATGGATAAGCTGCCCTATGTGAACGAGCGCCTGCCCCGCAACCCAGGTCAGTTAAAGGTGCTGTGGGAACTGATCAGAACCAAGTTGTATCTGTGGGTCAAGCTTCGAGGTCAGCCCATTCATCAGCATCTCAAACAGGGTTTGCTCGAGCGTGCGCAAGGGGAGGCACTGCAATCAGCCAATCACCTCTATGAGATTGGTGTGTATGCATTCCTGGCCCAGCGCAATCTGTTTTCTTGCCTGATATTCAGAGGGGTGAGGGTCTATTTGCGTGATGGTGCAACATTGGCATCCAGCGGATCGTACGCTGCGTATGGGGTGGTTCATTGCAGCCTCTTGAATCAAGTTGAAAAGGGCTATGAGTATGGAAACTTTGCTCTGCAATTGGCGGAAGCATTTGGGCATGATACTGCCATAATCAGCTCAAAACAGGTATTTAATGGTTTTATCCGGCACTGGAAAGAGCCATTGCGTGAATCTCTGCAGCCGTTGCTGTGGGTGCATCGCCGGTCAATGGAGGTGGCAGAGCTGGAATATGTTGCCCACTCTGCCAATTTGTACGTAGCCCATGAGTTTTACGCAGGGGTCGATCTGGATGAGGTGCGTCGCGACGCAGAAAAATACTATCGGGTGTTGTCGCGTATTGGGTTGAAAAACCTGAGTCTTTACACAGCGTTATTTCAACAGTTCATGCTCAATCTGATGGGTCAGTCCAATGATCCATTTCAATTGGCAGGTAAGCTATACAACCCTGACGCACAGAAAATAAAAGAAATTGAGCAGAGCGATCCTACGCTACTGTTTTATTTTCATTTGTGTGCGCTGCAACTGGGGGTGACGCTGGATCGGGATGAAGGGCTTGATCAACATGTGACCGAGATTCTACGTTTGCAGTTGGGCAGTGCGGGTAGCTATGCCATTTGTATTTTTTATACGCTGCATGGGGTTCTGTGCACGCGACGTTATCTGAACGGGTCCTTATCTCGCAGTGATGCAATTGCGATCTTGCTGCGGTATCAGCGTAAGATGAAATTGTGGTCCAGGCATTGCCCCGACAACTTTGAAGACAAATCGATGCTGCTGCTAGGTTGTATCGAGCTGGTTAACGGGCACTATTTGAAAGCCTTGGGGAGCTTCGAAAAAGCGGTCGCTTTGGCAAAGGTTCAGGGGTTTAAACAGGAGCAGGCACTGGCCTGTGAAATGTGCTCGGTGGCAGCGATGAAAGCGAATTTGGATCTGGCAGCAGCGTCTTATGTGCAACAGGCGGCTGTGGTCTATCAAGTATGGGGTGCAAAAGCAAAGTTGGCCTTGTTGAAAGAGACACCATTGCCCGGCCAGCGTAATTTGAATGTGGCCCCAGGTGTTGCTTCCCGCTCTTTGTCGATGGCGGATCGTGACTTGGATTTGGCTGCTTTACGATTGGCGCTTCGCTCTATATCTGAAGAAAAAGTGCACACCCGATTGATTGAAAAAACCATTCTTGCTGCCAGTCAGTTTGCTGCTGCACAAAAAGCCATTTTGCTGTTGAAGCGCGATGAAGCGTTATTGATTGAGGCGACCATTACATCGGATAAACCTGCTCCAACTATTATGCAGAGCATTACTCTAGGCCAGGACTCAACCTTGCTTTCTGATGCTGTGGCGAATTATGTGGCGCGAACCCGCAAAAGCGTTGTCATTAATGATGCCCAGCAGTTACAGGACCAGCTGCCCAGCCTGCACAAGATGCCCTATATTTTGTTGAACAGAGTGCGTTCCATCATGGTGATTCCCCTAGTGGAGGGGGATCACCATCAAGGGCAGCTGATTGGTATGTTGTATCTGGAAAATAACCTGGCACCGTCGGCGTTTACCGAAGGCATGATCGAGGCGCTGGAAATTATCGGGCTGTCTGCAGCCGGACGCTTGGAGTTGTCACGTAAAGCGGTTACCGATGGTTTGACCGGCTTGTTCAATCATGATTATTTTCAACAGCAGTTACGAGAGCAGATTGGTCAGGCCAAGCGGCGTAATCATCGTTTGTGTTTGCTTTTGATGGATATTGATCACTTTAAACAGTTCAACGATACCTGGGGGCATCAGGCGGGCGATTCGGTATTGAAAGAGGTTGCTTTGTTGTTGCAGAAACATTCTCGCCAGGCGGATGTTGTGGCGCGCTATGGTGGGGAGGAAATGGCCCTGATTCTGCCCGATACCCACGAGGCGGGAGCATTGCAGTTGGCAGAAAAAATACGCGCAGTGGTGGAGCAGGCAGCAGTGCATTACGCTGGGCAGGAGCTTAAGGTCACGATGAGCGTGGGGGTGAGCTGCCTGACACCTGATTGCGATCAGC containing:
- a CDS encoding diguanylate cyclase, whose product is MAGLSGFGDLQLLSNSTVHQVFRTTRQSDGAAVIVKVLDTLQCRDEDGARLRHEYQLLKDLNQTLLVKALDYEIRDHVEILVLQDDGATDLANSLNQHKFDLPVCLGLMIALVRAIGQAHQCGIVHRDVTPANLILIDNEQGALSLKLIDFGLAVQRKGVLGDLGQIDALVGSLRYMAPEQTGKMNRKMDARADFYSMGVTFYEMLVGRTPFENIDEHELIHAHIAKRPIPPHDIDKSIPPQLSNIVMKLLSKNPESRYLSAPGIERDLERCQSDLGSGLLEVAAWQLGQQDVSPQMVIPEQLYGRDQELRQLFRAFSKVRQGNKTMLLLGGDPGAGKTSLVKELYKPVLDNHAYLVFGKYDQLKRDVPYSGLILALRQWIQQLLAESEDSLHYWKSTLCKALGSNGAMLTDLVPELEQIIGAQAPLKKMDPIQHQMLFNHVFETFIAAIARKQHSLVLVLDDLQWADSASLALLETIMTSEEVSNLLLVVIFRNNEVDAHHPLSVCVDAIRGRGCSTDQIKLKPLQYESLQQLVRDTFHVGSSASDQLATILMSKTKGNPFFVEEFLNNLVADGLIRFDYKEGRWVIDFDKCSARNETRNVLEFIAGRLQLCPPQYLFVLQVAACEGIEFKIQTLLNLDGIHHTQIVGALVYGVDNQLVKPVGEAYLFNQFIDNPKWIEKNRPRYRFIHDHILSTVYASCLPDVRREVHHLLGQLLLKQTDLDKQTDRIFSIVRHLNYAVDLVASQQERVSLIRLNKIAAEKALASTAFENAAQYLQTARHLFTEDMWQDAYEFSRELWLMMMEVSYLTEDYDGLEQNLLEFERVQRDRADAMPFYHIKMHALHRQDRVREAISLGMDKLPYVNERLPRNPGQLKVLWELIRTKLYLWVKLRGQPIHQHLKQGLLERAQGEALQSANHLYEIGVYAFLAQRNLFSCLIFRGVRVYLRDGATLASSGSYAAYGVVHCSLLNQVEKGYEYGNFALQLAEAFGHDTAIISSKQVFNGFIRHWKEPLRESLQPLLWVHRRSMEVAELEYVAHSANLYVAHEFYAGVDLDEVRRDAEKYYRVLSRIGLKNLSLYTALFQQFMLNLMGQSNDPFQLAGKLYNPDAQKIKEIEQSDPTLLFYFHLCALQLGVTLDRDEGLDQHVTEILRLQLGSAGSYAICIFYTLHGVLCTRRYLNGSLSRSDAIAILLRYQRKMKLWSRHCPDNFEDKSMLLLGCIELVNGHYLKALGSFEKAVALAKVQGFKQEQALACEMCSVAAMKANLDLAAASYVQQAAVVYQVWGAKAKLALLKETPLPGQRNLNVAPGVASRSLSMADRDLDLAALRLALRSISEEKVHTRLIEKTILAASQFAAAQKAILLLKRDEALLIEATITSDKPAPTIMQSITLGQDSTLLSDAVANYVARTRKSVVINDAQQLQDQLPSLHKMPYILLNRVRSIMVIPLVEGDHHQGQLIGMLYLENNLAPSAFTEGMIEALEIIGLSAAGRLELSRKAVTDGLTGLFNHDYFQQQLREQIGQAKRRNHRLCLLLMDIDHFKQFNDTWGHQAGDSVLKEVALLLQKHSRQADVVARYGGEEMALILPDTHEAGALQLAEKIRAVVEQAAVHYAGQELKVTMSVGVSCLTPDCDQPEQLIKAADDALYACKDAGRNQVIAASALSRR